A window of Theropithecus gelada isolate Dixy chromosome 14, Tgel_1.0, whole genome shotgun sequence contains these coding sequences:
- the LOC112605748 gene encoding LOW QUALITY PROTEIN: olfactory receptor 6T1 (The sequence of the model RefSeq protein was modified relative to this genomic sequence to represent the inferred CDS: substituted 1 base at 1 genomic stop codon) produces the protein MNPENWTQVRSFVLLGFPSGHLLQFLMFLGLMTTYIVTAIGNLLIIVLSWIDRRLHTQMYFFLRNLSFLELLLVTVVVPKMLVVILTRDHTISFVSCIIQSYLYFFLGTTDFFLLAVMSLDRYLAICRPLHXETLMSGHVCSQLVLASWLAGFLWVLCPTVLMASLPFCGPNGIDHFFCDSWPLLRLSCGDTHLLEMVTFMLSTSVLLGSLTLTSVSCACILATVLGAPTAVERRKAFSTCASHLTVVVIIYGSSIFLDVRMSEAQSKLLSKGASVLSCIITPLLNPFIFTLRNDKAQQALRDALGWLRLTAVMKLRVTSQRK, from the coding sequence ATGAACCCTGAAAACTGGACTCAGGTAAGAAGCTTTGTTCTTCTGGGTTTTCCCAGTGGCCACCTCCTACAGTTCCTGATGTTCCTGGGGTTAATGACCACCTACATTGTAACAGCCATAGGCAACCTGCTAATTATTGTGCTCAGCTGGATAGACCGACGCCTGCACACACAGATGTATTTCTTCCTGCGGAATTTATCCTTCCTGGAGCTGTTGCTGGTAACTGTTGTGGTTCCCAAGATGCTTGTCGTCATCCTCACGAGGGATCACACCATCTCATTTGTCAGCTGCATCATCCAGTCCTACCTCTACTTCTTTCTAGGCACCACTGACTTCTTCCTCTTGGCCGTCATGTCTCTGGATCGTTACCTAGCAATCTGCCGACCACTCCACTAGGAGACCCTGATGAGTGGCCATGTCTGTTCCCAGCTAGTGCTGGCCTCCTGGCTAGCTGGATTCCTCTGGGTCCTTTGCCCCACTGTCCTCATGGCCAGCCTGCCTTTCTGTGGCCCCAATGGAATTGACCACTTCTTTTGTGACAGTTGGCCCTTGCTCAGGCTCTCTTGTGGGGACACCCATCTGCTGGAAATGGTGACCTTCATGCTCTCTACATCAGTGTTACTGGGCTCACTGactctgacctcagtttcctGTGCCTGCATTCTTGCCACTGTTCTCGGGGCTCCCACAGCTGTTGAGCGAAGGAAAGCGTTCTCCACTTGCGCCTCGCATCTCACAGTGGTGGTCATCATCTATGGCAGTTCCATCTTTCTCGACGTTCGTATGTCAGAGGCTCAGTCCAAACTGCTCAGCAAAGGTGCCTCCGTCCTGAGCTGCATCATCACACCCCTCTTGAACCCATTCATCTTCACTCTCCGCAATGACAAGGCGCAGCAAGCACTGAGAGACGCCCTGGGGTGGCTCAGGCTCACTGCTGTGATGAAACTGAGGGTCACAAGTCAAAGGAAATGA
- the LOC112606800 gene encoding olfactory receptor 10G9 produces MSNTSLVTEFILTGLPHAPALDAPLFGAFLVIYVLTVLGNLLILLVIRVDSHLHTPMYSFLSNLSFIDMWLSTVTVPKMLMTLVSPSGRTISFHSCVTQLYFFHFLGSTECFLYTVMSYDRYLAISYPLRYNRMMSGSRCALLATSTWLSGSLHSAVQTILTFHLPYCGPNRIQHYFCDAPPILKLACADTSANEMVIFVNIGVVALGCFLLIVVSYVSLVCSILRIRTSEGRLRAFQTCASHCIVVLCFFVPCIVIYLRPGSRDVVDGVVAVFYTVLTPLLNPIVYTLRNKEVKKAVLKLRDKVAYSQEE; encoded by the coding sequence ATGTCTAACACCAGCCTCGTGACTGAGTTCATCCTCACGGGCCTTCCCCATGCCCCAGCACTGGACGCCCCACTCTTTGGAGCCTTCCTGGTCATTTATGTGCTCACTGTGCTGGGGAACCTCCTCATCCTGCTGGTGATCAGGGTGGATTCTCACCTCCACACCCCCATGTACTCCTTCCTCTCCAACCTGTCCTTCATTGACATGTGGCTCTCCACTGTCACGGTGCCCAAAATGCTGATGACCTTGGTGTCTCCAAGCGGGAGGACTATCTCCTTCCACAGCTGCGTGACTCAACTCTACTTTTTCCACTTCCTGGGGAGCACCGAGTGTTTCCTCTACACGGTCATGTCCTATGATCGCTACCTGGCCATCAGTTACCCGCTCAGGTACAACCGCATGATGAGTGGGAGCAGGTGTGCCCTCCTGGCCACCAGCACTTGGCTCAGTGGCTCCCTGCACTCCGCTGTCCAGACCATATTGACTTTCCATTTGCCCTACTGTGGACCCAACCGGATCCAGCACTACTTCTGTGATGCACCGCCCATCCTGAAACTGGCCTGTGCAGACACCTCAGCCAACGAGATGGTCATCTTTGTGAACATTGGGGTAGTGGCCTTGGGCTGCTTTCTCCTGATAGTGGTGTCCTATGTGTCCCTTGTCTGTTCCATCCTGCGGATCCGCACCTCAGAGGGGAGACTCAGAGCCTTTCAGACCTGTGCCTCCCACTGTATCGTGGTCCTTTGCTTTTTTGTTCCCTGTATTGTCATTTACCTGAGACCAGGTTCCAGGGACGTTGTGGATGGAGTTGTGGCCGTTTTCTACACTGTGCTGACGCCCCTTCTCAACCCTATTGTGTACACCCTGAGAAACAAGGAAGTGAAGAAAGCTGTGTTGAAACTGAGAGACAAAGTAGCATATTCTCAGGAAGAATAA